One part of the Anopheles merus strain MAF chromosome 3L, AmerM5.1, whole genome shotgun sequence genome encodes these proteins:
- the LOC121599481 gene encoding RNA polymerase-associated protein Rtf1, whose protein sequence is MVKRKPQAMIDSESSSDSDSGSDLDSELLSLAKKKKTTRLASASPNHASHNRSGSGSDSGSGSGSDSDDDDDDEEEEEEEEDEASGSEAVAKRKRKGGKPTSSSESEGEGEEHDRKRGPNVPATAAGNTAMAGAGGGGVKRKQPIDAGDGSEPEEGQVSSDSEKARKGAAAAAAAGKPAPSEDESSDGNSSDDSDSSSSSSSSSDSEFNDGYDENLMGDDADRARLNALSEKERETEIFKRIERRDVMKTRWEIERKLKLAKRAERARDKQAQPEHKKKKKEKKKAQKKAAAAAAAANAERERKKAAAAAQAAAQAAAANAAAAAAASAAAAAAALAAQTTAKSAGDMSGPVPMDTSEEGSGMGADSPSSSPEKKGDDVSSASEYFDPKERSKERKKTVEMNRTDDKRSNAMAMLKAKREGKAKREEEEAKREAQRKQDASQQEDKEELADVPGGKSQMKLKASDIYSDDSGSSDDDDDDGGNEREKKARGDRRSRSGGSGDSGSGSDSRSSSDSEGEDKEKKAGSGAGSGSGSGSGSGSGSSSRKPVAISSNAELNKLRISRHKLERFINLPIFEPTVMNCFVRINIGNNQGKPVYRVAEIVGVVETAKIYQFGRSRTNKGFKLKHGSQERVFRLEFVSNQDFSDTEYQKWLTVCEATGTPLPTVDMIERKQRDIKEASHYEFKDADIDRLVEEKNRFRAHPTNYAMKKTILMKERDAAQLRGEDDLARELNSQIQEIEERASTLDKKRSSSISLISYINDRNRKRNVEDAEKAIMEEKRATRGLKIEDPFTRRQTQPRMSFKKDDKRDDTPMLPMQAPPPPGQAGKKKSEEKKPNQGTADNNLYSLHDFDIDLEVPLPISSVNVLPKPVEKPVRESGPKRSLNLEDYKKKRGLI, encoded by the exons atGGTGAAACGCAAACCACAGGCTATGATCGATTCGGAAAGCAGCAGTGATTCGGATTCCGGTTCCGATCTCGATTCG GAACTGCTTTCATtggccaagaagaagaagacaaccCGCTTGGCGTCCGCCTCGCCGAACCATGCCAGTCACAACCGGTCCGGATCCGGATCGGACTCCGGCTCCGGGTCCGGCTCGGACtcggacgatgacgacgatgacgaggaggaagaggaggaggaagaggacgaAGCGTCCGGCTCGGAAGCGGTGGCAAAGCGCAAGCGAAAGGGAGGAAAACCAACGTCATCCTCCGAGTCGGAGGGCGAAGGCGAGGAGCATGATCGCAAACGAGGCCCCAATGTGCCGGCGACCGCCGCTGGCAACACAGCAATGGccggagcaggaggaggaggtgtgAAGCGCAAACAGCCGATCGACGCAGGTGACGGGTCCGAGCCGGAAGAAGGTCAGGTATCGTCCGACTCGGAAAAGGCCCGCaagggtgctgctgctgctgctgccgcggGTAAGCCGGCACCGAGCGAGGACGAGTCGAGCGATGGAAACAGCAGCGACGACAGtgacagcagcagtagcagcagcagtagcagcgatTCCGAATTCAACGATGGGTACGACGAAAACCTGATGGGCGACGATGCGGACCGAGCGCGGCTGAATGCGCTGTCGGAGAAGGAGCGCGAGACGGAGATCTTCAAGCGTATCGAGCGGCGCGACGTCATGAAGACGCGCTGGGAGATCGAGCGGAAGCTGAAGCTGGCCAAGCGGGCGGAGCGGGCGCGCGACAAGCAAGCGCAGCCGGAgcacaagaagaaaaagaaggaaaagaagaaggcACAGAAAAAggcggctgctgcggctgcggcGGCCAACGCCGAGCGCGAGCGCAAGAAGGCAGCCGCAGCGGCCCAGGCAGCGGCACAGGCAGCGGCTGCTAatgcggcagcagcggcggccgcGTCGGCGGCAGCTGCTGCGGCGGCTTTGGCTGCCCAGACGACGGCCAAATCGGCTGGTGACATGTCCGGCCCCGTGCCGATGGATACGTCCGAAGAGGGCAGTGGGATGGGAGCGGACAGTCCTTCCTCGTCCCCGGAGAAGAAAGGCGATGACG tTTCGAGTGCTTCGGAATACTTCGATCCAAAGGAACGGTCAAAGGAGCGCAAAAAGACGGTCGAGATGAACCGCACGGACGACAAGCGCAGCAACGCGATGGCAATGCTGAAGGCGAAGCGCGAGGGCAAGGCGAAacgggaggaggaggaagcgaAGCGCGAGGCACAGCGAAAGCAGGACGCCAGCCAGCAGGAGGACAAGGAGGAGCTGGCCGACGTGCCCGGTGGCAAGTCGCAGATGAAGCTCAAGGCGTCCGACATCTATTCCGACGATTCGGGCAGCtcggacgatgacgacgatgacggtGGAAACGAGCGGGAGAAGAAGGCGCGTGGCGACCGGCGCTCTCGCTCGGGCGGCAGCGGGGACAGTGGCAGCGGGAGCGACAGTCGCTCGTCCAGCGACTCCGAGGGCGAGGACAAGGAAAAGAAGGCCGGCTCGGGCGCTGGGTCCGGGTCGGGGTCGGGATCCGGGTCCGGGTCGGGGTCGAGCAGCCGGAAACCGGTCGCCATCAGCTCGAACGCGGAACTGAACAAGCTGCGCATCTCGCGCCACAAGCTGGAACGCTTCATCAACCTGCCCATCTTCGAGCCGACCGTGATGAACTGCTTCGTGCGGATCAACATCGGCAACAATCAGGGCAAGCCGGTGTACCGCGTGGCCGAGATCGTTGGCGTGGTCGAGACGGCCAAGATCTACCAGTTTGGGCGCAGCCGGACGAACAAGGGCTTCAAGTTGAAGCACGGCAGCCAGGAGCGCGTGTTTCGGCTGGAGTTCGTGTCGAACCAGGACTTTTCCGACACGGAGTACCAGAAGTGGCTGACGGTGTGTGAGGCCACCGGGACACCGCTACCGACGGTCGATATGATCGAGCGGAAGCAGCGCGACATCAAGGAGGCGTCCCATTACGAGTTCAAGGATGCGGACATCGACCGGCTGGTGGAGGAGAAGAACCGGTTCCGTGCCCATCCGACCAACTACGCGATGAAGAAGACGATCCTCATGAAG GAACGTGATGCGGCCCAGCTACGAGGTGAGGACGATCTGGCGCGAGAGCTAAACTCGCAGATCCAGGAAATTGAAGAGCGGGCAAGCACGCTGGACAAaaagcgcagcagcagcatcagtcTGATCTCGTACATCAACGATCGCAACCGGAAGCGCAACGTGGAGGACGCGGAGAAAGCGATCATGGAGGAGAAACGGGCCACACGAGGTCTCAAGATTGAGGATCCGTTCACCCGGCGCCAGACGCAACCGCGCATGTCCTTCAAAAAGGACGACAAACGGGACGATACGCCAATGTTGCCGATGCAGGCGCCACCACCGCCCGGCCAGGCGGGCAAGAAAAAGTCCGAGGAAAAGAAACCAAACCAGGGGACGGCGGACAACAACCTGTACTCGCTGCACGACTTTGACATCGATCTGGAAGTGCCACTACCGA TAAGCAGCGTCAATGTGCTGCCCAAGCCGGTTGAGAAGCCTGTGCGAGAGTCCGGCCCGAAACGATCCCTCAACCTGGAGGATTACAAAAAGAAGCGTGGACTGATCTAG
- the LOC121599456 gene encoding cofilin/actin-depolymerizing factor homolog → MASGVTVSDVCKTTYEEIKKDKKHRYVIFYIRDEKQIDVEVIGDRNAEYDSFLEDIQKGGPGECRYGLFDFEYMHQCQGTSESSKKQKLFLMSWCPDTAKVKKKMLYSSSFDALKKSLVGVQKYIQATDLSEASREAVEEKLRATDRQ, encoded by the exons ATG GCTTCCGGAGTAACTGTATCGGACGTGTGCAAGACCACCTACGAGGAAATTAAGAAAGATAAGAAGCACCGCTACGTGATCTTCTACATTCGCGACGAGAAACAGATCGATGTTGAGGTGATCGGCGACCGTAACGCGGAATACGACAGCTTCCTGGAGGACATACAGAAAGGCGGCCCCGGTGAATGCCG ATATGGACTGTTCGACTTTGAATACATGCACCAGTGTCAGGGAACGTCAGAGAGCTCGAAGAAGCAGAAACTGTTCCTGATGTCCTGGTGCCCAGACACTGCCAAG GTCAAGAAGAAGATGTTGTACTCGAGCTCGTTCGACGCACTGAAGAAGTCGCTCGTCGGCGTCCAGAAATACATTCAGGCTACTGACCTTTCCGAGGCCTCGCGGGAAGCGGTCGAGGAGAAGCTGCGCGCCACTGATCGTCAGTAa
- the LOC121598358 gene encoding brother of CDO: MAASPVVVQLAVAFVVLQAALGTNRQIVTGNPAAGSFLSVPTTVKRYENDTVLLPCYHNAPYRYVRWSRDDLLLVDSRYPDLRTPPRMRLWPNGSLEVTEVQTDDTGDYTCEIMTDGGKASQHHAIEVQFQATAAIYPEDPIDIRVGQILEAVCQVTGMPQPYVKWTMQNENATAPFEHERKLNVLIEDRTFSGPLQCTATNGVGEPASAAVEVIVNFVPEIEVKSPTVHTRIGETGLLECLVTAHPAASIHWFHHGLPVVYDRRIVKLDTLVTKHQYYTVQRHQLAIRSLRDADLGQYECKAGNRVGIAGAQLELTGRPMVASFKPAAEMSSPTRHNFIWQTESHSPLIEYKLKFRRVPSGNVTPGRRTLPQQFAWKELIIPSDGSYGPLHSSGYTLEGLQPTSVYEVIVLSRNRYGWSDPSNILRFATGGEVEIEPGSEADTSSSSSVQTTETLEYSEPGDGDGGLITDNMIPTDGFDYSMGWGNGHSVGGAIGMSPVAVSCLGLSVAFAIVEFFVGIKHLGEL, encoded by the exons ATGGCCGCCAGCCCGGTCGTGGTCCAGCTTGCCGTGGCGTTCGTGGTGCTGCAGGCCGCCCTCGGCACCAATCGGCAGATCGTGACCGGAAATCCTGCCGCCGGATCGTTCCTGAGCGTGCCGACCACGGTCAAGCGGTACGAAAACGATACCGTGCTGCTACCGTGCTATCATAACG CTCCCTATCGGTATGTGCGCTGGTCGCGCGATgatctgctgctggtcgactcACGCTATCCGGACCTGCGGACACCGCCACGGATGCGCCTCTGGCCGAACGGTAGCCTCGAGGTGACGGAGGTGCAGACGGACGATACGGGCGACTACACGTGCGAGATCATGACCGACGGGGGCAAGGCGTCGCAGCATCACGCCATCGAGGTGCAGT TTCAAGCGACGGCAGCGATCTATCCGGAGGATCCAATAGATATTCGGGTGGGACAAATTCTGGAGGCCGTATGTCAGGTGACCGGTATGCCACAGCCGTACGTCAAGTGGACGATGCAG AACGAAAACGCTACGGCACCGTTCGAGCATGAGCGCAAGCTGAACGTCCTGATCGAGGATCGCACCTTCTCCGGGCCGCTCCAGTGTACGGCCACGAACGGTGTCGGCGAACCGGCCAGTGCGGCAGTCGAGGTGATCGTTAACT TTGTGCCGGAGATTGAGGTGAAAAGCCCGACGGTCCATACGCGCATCGGCGAAACGGGACTGCTGGAGTGTCTGGTGACGGCACACCCGGCTGCATCGATCCACTGGTTCCACCACGGGCTGCCGGTCGTGTACGATCGGCGCATCGTCAAGCTGGACACGCTCGTTACCAAGCACCAGTACTACACGGTGCAGCGGCATCAGCTGGCGATCCGGAGTCTGCGCGACGCCGACCTCGGCCAGTACGAGTGTAAGGCGGGCAATCGGGTCGGCATTGCCGGGGCGCAGCTCGAGCTGACCGGGCGGCCGATGGTGGCCAGCTTCAAGCCGGCGGCCGAGATGTCCTCCCCGACCCGGCACAACTTCATCTGGCAGACGGAGAGCCACTCGCCGCTGATCGAGTACAAGCTCAAGTTTCGGCGCGTACCGTCGGGTAACGTTACGCCGGGAAGGCGCACCCTGCCCCAGCAGTTCGCCTGGAAGGAGCTCATCATCCCGTCGGACGGGTCGTACGGACCGCTGCACTCCAGTGGCTACACGCTCGAGGGTCTGCAGCCGACCAGCGTGTACGAGGTGATCGTGCTATCTCGGAACCGGTACGGGTGGAGCGATCCGAGCAACATTCTGCGCTTTGCTACGGGCGGTGAGGTGGAGATCGAACCGGGCAGTGAGGCCGATACGTCGTCGTCCTCTTCGGTGCAGACGACGGAAACGCTCGAGTACAGCGAGCCTGGGGACGGTGATGGTGGACTCATTACGGACAATATGATTCCCACCGATGGCTTTGATTATAGTATGGGGTGGGGTAACGGTCACAGTGTGGGTGGGGCGATAGGGATGTCACCGGTGGCCGTATCTTGTTTGGGATTGTCCGTAGCGTTTGCCATCGTGGAGTTTTTTGTAGGAATAAAGCACTTAGGAGAGCTGTAA
- the LOC121598360 gene encoding deubiquitinase DESI2 → MFSNGLPCNLTFPSCLGVPKDSGSDELLPTSMGSREPVILNVYDMYWINEYTTSIGLGVFHSGVEVFGTEFAYGGHPFPFTGVFEISPRDHDELGDQFRFRQSIQIGCTDFTEEEVRRIVEELGNQFRGDRYHLMNNNCNHFSGALTQILCGQEIPSWVNRLAHFSSCVPFLQRCLPKEWLTPNALQQSITAIQDRDSDSSPF, encoded by the exons ATGTTCTCAAACGGGCTTCCGTGCAATCTAACATTTCCCAGCTGTCTCGGTGTGCCAAAGGATAGTGGAAGCGACGAGCTGCTGCCGACCAGCATGGGAAGCCGCGAACCGGTCATCCTCAACGTGTACGACATG TACTGGATCAACGAATACACCACCTCGATCGGGCTCGGTGTGTTCCACTCCGGGGTGGAAGTGTTCGGGACGGAGTTTGCCTACGGTGGCCATCCGTTTCCGTTTACCGGCGTGTTCGAAATATCGCCCCGCGATCACGACGAGCTCGGTGATCAGTTTCGGTTTCG GCAAAGCATTCAGATTGGCTGCACAGATTTTACCGAGGAGGAGGTGCGGCGTATCGTGGAAGAGCTGGGCAACCAGTTCCGGGGCGACCGGTACCATCTGATGAACAACAACTGTAACCATTTTTCCGGCGCATTGACACAG ATCCTTTGCGGACAGGAAATACCCAGCTGGGTGAACCGGTTAGCACACTTTAGCTCGTGCGTACCCTTCCTTCAACGCTGCTTACCAAA AGAATGGCTAACGCCGAATGCCTTACAACAATCGATAACCGCCATACAGGATCGCGACTCTGACTCGAGCCCCTTCTGA